Below is a genomic region from Rhodococcus sp. WMMA185.
CGAAGGTGCCGACCGCCGCCCATCCCCTCGACGCAACCGCCCTCCCCGTCCCCCCCAACCGCCTGCTCGAGGACGGCGACCGCGTGGATGTCGGAGACCTGACGTTCGACGTCATCCATCTAGCCGGCCATACCCCGGGATCCGTGGCGCTGGCCCTCACGGAGAAGGGCGGCGGGCGAACTCACATCTTCACAGGTGACTCTTTGTTCCCCGGCGGTGTCGGCAAGACGGCGGACGCCGAGAAGTTCGCATCCCTGCTGTCCGATGTGGAGACCAAGCTGTTCGGCCGTTACGGCGACGACACCGTGGTTTATCCAGGTCATGGCAAGGACACCACGCTCGGCGTGGAACGCCCTCACCTCGGCGAGTGGCGCCGGCGCGGTTGGTGAGCCGCCGGCTACATCTGAACAGAGATGCCCGGGACCCGCAATCCCTCGGTGACGCGGATCTACTCCTTGTCGGGGTGGCGGTGCAGACTCACGATGGTCGCCACCAATCCGCCCCATATCACGGTGAGGGCAATCAGCATCATCACGATCGCAGAGATGCTCATACTCTTGTACCAGCCTTCGTCGGTTCGAAGTTATCGAGTTTGTGCGTACGCCGCCACGGGGTGAACGACAACAGCACTGCAACGACGATCACCAGGATCTGCGCACCCCAACCGAAGGTATTGACGATGACACTGGGAACACCTTCGTACCCCTCCTGTATGCGCGTGATCGTTTCGTCGATCAACATGTACGCGAGCACAGCCGGGGTGATGACGCCGATGAACAGCCGCCACGAGAAGCCGAGCTTCACCGACGACAACGAGTTGAGGTGATCTTCGAGGCTGGTCAGGCGCCGCAGCACCCAGGCGATCACCACGGTCGCGACCAGTGCGACACCGACGATTCCGATGTTGCTTGCGAAGCTGTCCAACACGTCCAGGATGTTCAGTCCGGTAGTGGTTGGCAAGAACAGTAGCGATATCAACGCCGAGGCCCCACCCACGCCGAGGACGGCCGGTACGCGACCGATGTCGAACTTGTCCTCGATGGCGGCGACGACAACCTGAGTGATGCTGATCATCGACGTGAAACCGGCGAGTACCAGGGCTCCGAAGAACAGGATCCCGAACAGGGGACCGCCGGGCATCGTCGACATGATCGCCGGGAACGCGATGAACGCGAGTCCGATTCCATCGCTGACCACCTCGTTGACGGCGACCCCCGAGATGTTGGCCATGTAGCCGAGTGTCGCGAAGACGCCGATCCCGGCGAGGATCTCGAAACTGCTGTTCGAGAAGGCCACCACGAGCCCGGAGTGGGTGAGGTCGGCCTTGCGTCCCAGATAGGAGGAATACGTGAGCATGATGCCGAACGCGACGGACAACGAGAAGAAGATCTGCGCGTACGCGGCGATCCATACGGTGGGATGGGCGAGCGCGGACCAGTTCGGCCGGAAGAAGGCGTCGAGTCCCGTACCTGCCCCTTGGAGAA
It encodes:
- a CDS encoding methionine/alanine import family NSS transporter small subunit encodes the protein MSISAIVMMLIALTVIWGGLVATIVSLHRHPDKE
- a CDS encoding MBL fold metallo-hydrolase, encoding MTEQHMVIDDSYTGHVSPGSPPQRRAVPGATITKMSVGPMDNNVYLIVCSATGKSVLIDAANEANRIEQLIDEHAPSLELIVTTHQHGDHWLALADVAAATKVPTAAHPLDATALPVPPNRLLEDGDRVDVGDLTFDVIHLAGHTPGSVALALTEKGGGRTHIFTGDSLFPGGVGKTADAEKFASLLSDVETKLFGRYGDDTVVYPGHGKDTTLGVERPHLGEWRRRGW
- a CDS encoding sodium-dependent transporter, with translation MEHHREAWSGRSVFILAAIGSAVGVGNIWRFPYVAYENGGGAFIIPYLFALLTAGIPFLFLDYALGHKFRGSPPLAFRRLHKRAETIGWWQVGICFVISVYYAVIVAWAIRYFFFSFNETWGDNPSSFFSNEFLHQTDEANVAFDFVPGVAFPLVVVWVLTLAVLIFGVQSGIGSLARLFVPLLIAMFVILVVRALFLQGAGTGLDAFFRPNWSALAHPTVWIAAYAQIFFSLSVAFGIMLTYSSYLGRKADLTHSGLVVAFSNSSFEILAGIGVFATLGYMANISGVAVNEVVSDGIGLAFIAFPAIMSTMPGGPLFGILFFGALVLAGFTSMISITQVVVAAIEDKFDIGRVPAVLGVGGASALISLLFLPTTTGLNILDVLDSFASNIGIVGVALVATVVIAWVLRRLTSLEDHLNSLSSVKLGFSWRLFIGVITPAVLAYMLIDETITRIQEGYEGVPSVIVNTFGWGAQILVIVVAVLLSFTPWRRTHKLDNFEPTKAGTRV